The following proteins come from a genomic window of Pirellula staleyi DSM 6068:
- a CDS encoding BBP7 family outer membrane beta-barrel protein, with amino-acid sequence MTQTSRFFSSHNGSLAICAALLLSTLASSVSGQNPDFASRFQAWQGGVRQASYDTSVLRQPEGSMPMETESAPSAAPAPRSTKTPAAPQRQLHYQDSAPMETWVSGNGSWDGNAMGCSDGCCGDSCGMGCNSCGGCGQRPYERCHSYCAPLWWAKIDALLWWRKGRDVIPLVTSDPSNEASGTAGVLPNAEVLYGPNSETTQMQAGAMFELGTWLDDCQSVGIGGRFWMLGRDSGSYDIDSSRQPVLAIPFFNVDLATNDTLLVAYPGLRTGNIDIKTSSEVFGADLYGKFLWSRSSCSRLDLIAGYQFARLNDELQIDALVVNADIADVNAVGSSTLVSDRFTARNQFHGGVLGAAWECTSGCWTLGISGKVALGSMHQIVGINGSSVFTDVAGNQQRTDTGLFAQGSNSGSYSQTDFCAVPEVNLSLGYNICKNTQLSIAYNFMFFSSVVRADDQIDPFLDTANDTRPEFEFETSAFWLQGLNLGVTYDF; translated from the coding sequence ATGACGCAAACGTCTCGTTTTTTCTCTTCGCACAATGGCTCGCTGGCGATCTGCGCCGCGCTGCTGCTGAGCACACTGGCGAGCTCCGTCTCGGGCCAGAACCCCGATTTCGCTTCACGTTTTCAAGCCTGGCAAGGTGGCGTGCGACAAGCTTCGTACGACACTTCGGTCCTCCGGCAACCTGAAGGTTCGATGCCGATGGAAACAGAGTCCGCCCCGAGCGCGGCTCCTGCTCCACGATCAACCAAAACGCCCGCAGCACCCCAGCGCCAGCTGCACTATCAAGACTCCGCCCCCATGGAAACCTGGGTCAGCGGCAATGGATCATGGGATGGCAACGCAATGGGCTGCAGCGACGGTTGCTGTGGCGACTCGTGTGGCATGGGCTGCAACAGCTGCGGCGGTTGTGGACAACGCCCCTACGAGCGCTGTCACAGCTACTGTGCACCACTCTGGTGGGCCAAGATCGACGCGCTGCTGTGGTGGCGTAAAGGTCGCGACGTCATTCCTCTCGTCACCAGCGATCCTTCGAACGAAGCGTCGGGAACCGCCGGTGTGCTTCCCAACGCCGAAGTTCTGTACGGGCCCAACTCCGAGACCACGCAGATGCAGGCCGGGGCGATGTTCGAACTCGGAACATGGCTCGACGATTGCCAATCGGTTGGCATCGGTGGACGCTTTTGGATGCTCGGTCGCGATAGCGGTAGCTACGACATCGACTCCAGCCGCCAACCAGTCCTCGCCATTCCGTTCTTCAACGTCGACCTCGCCACCAACGACACCTTGCTCGTCGCTTACCCCGGACTACGGACCGGCAACATCGATATCAAAACCAGCAGCGAAGTGTTTGGCGCCGATCTCTACGGCAAGTTCCTCTGGAGTCGTTCGAGCTGCAGCCGACTCGATCTGATTGCCGGCTATCAATTCGCTCGACTGAACGACGAACTGCAGATCGATGCCCTCGTGGTGAACGCCGATATCGCCGATGTCAACGCGGTCGGCAGCAGCACCCTGGTCTCCGACCGCTTCACCGCTCGCAACCAGTTCCATGGTGGTGTGCTCGGTGCCGCATGGGAATGCACTTCGGGATGCTGGACCCTCGGAATCTCGGGCAAAGTCGCCCTCGGAAGCATGCACCAAATCGTTGGCATCAATGGATCGTCGGTCTTCACCGATGTCGCTGGCAATCAGCAGCGAACCGATACCGGCCTGTTTGCTCAAGGGAGCAACAGCGGATCGTACTCGCAAACCGACTTCTGTGCCGTTCCTGAAGTCAACCTGTCGCTGGGCTATAACATCTGCAAGAACACGCAACTGTCGATCGCCTACAACTTCATGTTCTTCTCGAGCGTTGTGCGAGCCGACGATCAAATTGATCCGTTCCTCGACACTGCCAACGACACTCGTCCTGAATTCGAATTCGAAACCTCGGCCTTCTGGCTGCAAGGTTTGAATCTCGGAGTGACCTACGATTTCTAA
- a CDS encoding folate-binding protein YgfZ — MSPINRADIDKQYTALLQHGVVADLSSRTRIRVTGSDRVGFLHGFCTADIKKLSPLAGCEAFFTNHQGKAVGHGYLYSREQSLIIDTTAGQFEKLSEHLRRFAITEDVEFADETQSTCELLLAGPTAPATIEQLFKVVAPTERLESVRASSSEMSLEIVKTDLIPETAYLLLAPTASKQILLDLLTTAGVTLASGELIEALRIEGKTPAYGLEIDESTLPQEMNRDTLAISFKKGCYLGQETVARIDALGHVNRVLTKLSLPGEIAPPTGTPLVMRDETGTEKQVGSIASIAYSPATKQLTALAVLRRSGAKTGTQLTASNAAAVVS; from the coding sequence ATGAGCCCAATCAACCGCGCCGATATCGACAAACAGTACACCGCCCTGCTGCAACACGGAGTAGTCGCCGATCTTTCGTCGCGCACACGAATTCGTGTGACCGGAAGTGATCGAGTCGGCTTTCTGCACGGCTTTTGCACCGCCGATATCAAAAAGCTATCGCCGCTAGCTGGCTGCGAGGCCTTCTTCACCAACCACCAAGGGAAAGCGGTCGGTCACGGCTATCTCTACTCGCGCGAGCAGTCCCTGATCATCGACACCACGGCCGGCCAGTTCGAGAAGCTGAGCGAGCACCTCCGCCGCTTTGCCATTACCGAAGATGTGGAGTTCGCCGACGAAACGCAGAGCACGTGCGAGCTGCTGCTAGCGGGCCCCACTGCTCCCGCAACGATCGAGCAGCTGTTCAAAGTCGTTGCGCCGACGGAACGCTTGGAATCGGTGCGTGCCAGCAGCAGCGAGATGAGCCTCGAGATTGTGAAGACCGACCTGATTCCCGAAACCGCCTACCTGCTGCTCGCCCCCACTGCCAGCAAGCAAATACTCCTCGATTTGTTGACAACGGCAGGAGTAACCTTGGCGAGCGGGGAACTGATCGAGGCGCTCCGTATCGAAGGAAAGACACCGGCCTACGGACTCGAGATCGACGAGAGCACGCTCCCACAGGAAATGAATCGCGACACGCTGGCGATCAGCTTCAAAAAGGGTTGCTACCTCGGGCAAGAGACCGTGGCTCGAATCGATGCCTTGGGGCATGTGAACCGCGTCCTGACGAAATTGAGCCTTCCCGGAGAGATCGCGCCCCCCACCGGAACACCTCTCGTGATGCGCGACGAAACTGGCACCGAAAAGCAAGTCGGCTCGATCGCTTCGATCGCCTATTCCCCTGCTACCAAGCAGCTGACAGCACTAGCAGTTCTGCGCCGCTCAGGAGCCAAAACGGGGACACAGCTCACCGCTAGCAACGCCGCCGCTGTCGTGTCGTAG